In the Larus michahellis chromosome 6, bLarMic1.1, whole genome shotgun sequence genome, one interval contains:
- the TRIP12 gene encoding E3 ubiquitin-protein ligase TRIP12 isoform X2, whose translation MSNRPNNNPGGSLRRSQRNTAGAQPQDDAVGGRSHLGQAKHKAHSPPENRKSISKTPKVQSNTTSEQSKGHFSKRGCSSSAVLIPQEGDPERVNTSEKQKTGQVPKKDNSRGVKRSASPDYRRTNSPSSAKKPKALQHTETSLETNKPHTKTKRRHLDQEQPKSTQLPSTSKAHTRKGGAAGSSRSQKRKRTENLSCIKSGSAVESTGAEEKSAKLSKLASKSVTSAKAGCSTITDSSSSASTSSSSSSAVASASSTVPQGARVKQGKDQNKARRSRSASSPSPRRSSRDKEPSKTSGSSKFDWAARFSPKVSLPKTKLSLPGSSKSETSKPGPSGLQAKLASLRKSTKKRSESPPAELPSLRRSTRQKTTGSCASTSRRGSGLGKRGAAEARRQEKMADPDNNQDGVNSSAARTDEAPQGAAASSSVAGAVGMTTSGESESDDSEMGRLQALLEARGLPPHLFGPLGPRMSQLFHRTIGSGASSKAQQLLQGLQATDESQQLQAVIEMCQLLVMGNEETLGGFPVKSVVPALITLLQMEHNFDIMNHACRALTYMMEALPRSSAVVVDAIPVFLEKLQVIQCIDVAEQALTALEMLSRRHSKAILQAGGLADCLLYLEFFSINAQRNALAIAANCCQSITPDEFHFVADSLPLLTQRLTHQDKKSVESTCLCFARLVDNFQHEENLLQQVASKDLLTNIQQLLVVTPPILSSGMFIMVVRMFSLMCSNCPTLAVQLMKQNIAETLHFLLCGASNGSCQEQIDLVPRSPQELYELTSLICELMPCLPKEGIFAVDTMLKKGNAQNTDGAIWQWRDDRGLWHPYNRIDSRIIEAAHQVGEDEISLSTLGRVYTIDFNSMQQINEDTGTARAIQRKPNPLANTNTSGHSELKKDDARAQLMKEDPELAKSFIKTLFGVLYEVYSSSAGPAVRHKCLRAILRIIYFADAELLKDVLKNHAVSSHIASMLSSQDLKIVVGALQMAEILMQKLPDIFSVYFRREGVMHQVKNLAESEALLTSPPKVCTNGSGTLGTATTISTGTATAASNAAADLGSPSLQHSREDSLDLSPQGRLSDVLKRKRLPKRGPRRPKYSPPRDDDKVDNQAKSPTTTQSPKSSFLASLNPKTWGRLSTQSNSNNMEPARTAGVSGLARAASKDTISNNREKIKGWIKEQAHKFVERYFSSENMDGSNPALNVLQRLCTATEQLNLQVDGGTECLVEIRSIVSESDVSSFEIQHSGFVKQLLLYLTSKSEKDTVSRDIRLKRFLHVFFSSPLPGEEPLGRLEPLENAPLLALVHKMNNCLSQMEQFPVKVHDFPSGNGTGSSFSLNRGSQALKFFNTHQLKCQLQRHPDCANVKQWKGGPVKIDPLALVQAIERYLVVRGYGRVREDDEDSDDDGSDEEIDESLAAQFLNSGNVRHRLQFYIGDHLLPYNMTVYQAVRQYSLQAEEERESTDDESNPLGRAGIWTKTHTIWYKPVREDEDGSKDCVGGKRGRAQTAPTKTSPRNSKKHDELWHDGVCPSVLNPLEVYLISTPPENITFEDPSLDVILLLRVLHAISRYWYYLYDNAICKEIIPTSEFINSKLTAKANRQLQDPLVIMTGNIPTWLTELGKTCPFFFPFDTRQMLFYVTAFDRDRAMQRLLDTNPEINQSDSQDSRVAPRLDRKKRTVNRDELLKQAESVMQDLGSSRAMLEIQYENEVGTGLGPTLEFYALVSQELQRADLGLWRGEEVTLANPKGSQEGTKYIHNLQGLFALPFGRTAKPAHIAKVKMKFRFLGKLMAKAIMDFRLVDLPLGLPFYKWMLRQETSLTSHDLFSIDPVVAKSIYHLEDIVRQKKRLEQDKTQTKESLQYALEALTMNGCSVEDLGLDFTLPGFPNIELKKGGKDTPVTIHNLEEYLRLVIFWALNEGVARQFDSFRDGFESVFPLSHLQYFYPEELEQLLCGSKTDTWDAKTLMECCRPDHGYTHDSRAVKYLFEILSSFDSEQQRLFLQFVTGSPRLPVGGFRSLNPPLTIVRKTFESTENPDDFLPSVMTCVNYLKLPDYSTIEIMREKLLIAAREGQQSFHLS comes from the exons GTAGCTCCCgaagtcagaaaaggaaaaggacagaGAATCTGTCTTGTATAAAGAGTGGTTCAGCAGTTGAATCAACTGGCGCTGAAGAGAAGTCAGCAAAACTCTCCAAGCTGGCTTCAAAATCGGTGACCTCAGCCAAAGCTGGGTGTAGCACCATCACTGATTCTTCTTCTTCAGCTTCtacatcatcctcctcctcttctgctgttgCCTCTGCTTCTTCTACTGTTCCTCAGGGTGCCAGAGTGAAACAGGGAAAGGACCAGAATAAGGCTAGACGTTCCCGTTCTGCATCCAGCCCCAGTCCAAGAAGGAGTAGCAGGGACAAAGAACCGAGTAAAACAAGTGGCTCTTCAAAGTTTGACTGGGCTGCTCGATTCAGCCCAAAAGTCAGTCTGCCTAAAACAAAACTGTCTCTACCAGGCTCTTCCAAGTCAGAGACATCAAAACCTGGACCTTCAGGACTACAGGCTAAGCTAGCAA GTCTAAGAAAATCCACAAAGAAGCGCAGTGAATCACCACCTGCTGAGCTCCCCAGTTTGCGGCGGAGCACACGGCAAAAGACCACGGGCTCCTGTGCTAGCACCAG TCGGCGAGGCTCTGGCCTGGGCAAAAGAGGAGCAGCTGAAGCTCGCCGACAGGAGAAGATGGCTGATCCTGACAACAACCAGGATGGAGTTAACTCTTCAGCTGCGCGTACAGATGaggctccccagggagctgcag cttCTAGTTCTGTTGCTGGGGCTGTAGGTATGACAACCTCTGGAGAAAGTGAGTCAGATGATTCTGAGATGGGAAGACTACAAG CTCTATTAGAGGCTAGGGGTCTTCCTCCTCACCTGTTTGGCCCTCTTGGTCCTCGGATGTCGCAGCTCTTCCACAGGACAATTGGAAGTGGAGCTA GTTCTAAAGCCCAACAGCTTTTACAAGGTCTCCAAGCCACTGATGAAAGTCAGCAACTTCAGGCAGTGATTGAGATGTGCCAGCTGTTGGTCATGGGCAATGAAGAAACATTAGGAGGATTTCCAGTCAAGAGTGTTGTACCAGCTTTG ataacACTGCTGCAGATGGAGCACAACTTTGACATT ATGAACCATGCATGTCGGGCCTTAACATATATGATGGAAGCACTTCCCAGATCATCTGCTGTAGTGGTAGATGCAATTCCTGTCTTCTTGGAAAAG CTGCAAGTTATTCAGTGCATTGATGTGGCAGAGCAGGCGCTTACAGCGCTGGAGATGTTATCTCGCAGACATAGTAAAGCCATTCTGCAGGCA ggTGGGTTGGCAGACTGTTTGCTGTATCTGGAATTCTTCAGCATAAATGCACAGAGGAATGCGCTAGCTATTGCTGCCAACTGCTGCCAGAGTATAACACCTGATGAGTTTCACTTTGTGGCAGACTCTTTGCCACTGCTTACACAAAGGTTAACGCATCAG GACAAAAAGTCTGTTGAAAGCACTTGTCTCTGTTTTGCACGGCTAGTGGACAACTTCCAGCATGAGGAG AACTTGCTCCAGCAGGTTGCTTCCAAGGACTTGTTAACAAATATCCAGCAACTCTTGGTAGTGACGCCTCCTATCCTGAGCTCAGGAATGTTCATCATGGTGGTGCGCATGTTTTCCTTAATGTGCTCCAATTGTCCTACACTTGCAGTCCAACTTATGAAGCAAA aTATTGCAGAAACGCTTCATTTCCTCCTTTGTGGAGCCTCAAATGGGAGCTGTCAAGAACAAATTGACCTTGTTCCACGAAGTCCTCAAGAACTTTATGAGCTTACTTCTCTTATCTG TGAACTGATGCCTTGCCTGCCAAAAGAGGGAATCTTTGCTGTTGATACTATGCTGAAGAAAGGAAACGCACAAAATACAGATGGTGCGATATGGCAATGGCGAGATGACAGGGGCCTTTGGCATCCCTATAACAGGATTGATAGTCGAATAATAGAG GCAGCTCATCAGGTTGGTGAGGATGAAATAAGCCTGTCTACGCTTGGGCGTGTCTATACTATTGATTTTAACTCTATGCAGCAAATAAATGAGGATACTGGAACAGCACGTGCCATTCAGCGAAAACCAAACCCTTTAGCCAATACAAACACTA GTGGACATTCAGAATTGAAGAAGGATGATGCTCGAGCACAACTAATGAAAGAGGACCCAGAACTGGCAAAATCCTTTATCAAAACATTGTTCGGTGTTCTTTATGAAGTATATAGTTCTTCAGCTGGACCTGCTGTTAGACACAAGTGCCTTAGAGCAATTCTTAggataatttattttgctgatgcTGAACTTCTGAAGGATGTGCTGAAAAACCATGCTGTTTCTAG TCATATTGCCTCCATGCTGTCGAGTCAAGACCTTAAGATAGTAGTTGGAGCCCTGCAGATGGCAGAGATTTTAATGCAAAAGTTACCTGACATTTTTAGTGTTTACTTCAGAAGAGAAG gggTGATGCATCAAGTGAAAAACTTAGCAGAGTCTGAGGCTTTGTTAACAAGCCCACCGAAAGTATGCACTAATGGATCAGGAACGCTGGGTACCGCTACAACGATAAGTACTGGAACAGCAACTGCTGCCAGTAATGCAGCAGCGGATTTGGGCTCTCCTAGCTTACAACACAGCCGGGAGGATTCTTTGGATCTTAGCCCACAGGG ACGACTGAGTGATGttctaaagagaaaaagattGCCAAAACGAGGGCCAAGGAGACCAAAATACTCTCCTCCAAGAGACGATGACAAAGTAGACAATCAAG CTAAAAGCCCTACAACTACTCAATCTCCTAAATCTTCCTTCTTGGCAAGTTTAAATCCCAAAACGTGGGGAAGATTAAGCACACAGTCCAACAGTAATAATATGGAACCAGCACGAACAGCAGGAGTAAGTGGTCTTGCAAGGGCTGCTTCCAAGGATACCATTTCCAATAACAG agaaaaaattaaGGGCTGGATTAAGGAGCAAGCCCATAAATTTGTAGAACGTTATTTTAGTTCTGAAAACATGGATGGAAGCAATCCTGCACTAAATGTATTACAGAGACTTTGCACTGCAACTGAACAACTCAACCTCCAG GTGGATGGTGGAACAGAGTGCCTTGTAGAAATCCGTAGCATTGTCTCGGAGTCTGACGTCTCCTCATTTGAAATCCAGCATAGTGGGTTTGTTAAACAACTGCTGCTTTATTTGACATCTAAAAGTGAGAAAGATACTGTAAGCAGGGATATCAGATTGAAAAGatttcttcatgtatttttttcttctcca CTTCCTGGAGAAGAACCCCTTGGAAGATTAGAGCCATTAGAAAATGCACCTTTGTTGGCGTTAGTCCATAAAATGAACAATTGCCTCAGTCAGATGGAACAGTTTCCTGTCAAAGTGCATGACTTCCCAAGTGGAAATGGAACAGGGAGCAG TTTTTCTCTTAACAGAGGATCCCAAGCTTTAAAATTCTTCAATACACACCAATTAAAATGCCAACTGCAAAGACATCCAGACTGTGCTAATGTGAAACAGTGGAAAGGTGGACCTGTGAAGATTGACCCGCTGGCTTTGGTACAAGCCATTGAAAGATACCTTGTAGTTAGAG GCTATGGAAGAGTTAGAGAAGATGATGAGGATAGTGATGATGATGGGTCAGATGAAGAAATAGATGAATCTTTG gcTGCTCAATTCTTAAATTCAGGGAATGTGAGACATAGACTGCAGTTTTACATTGGAGATCACTTACTGCCATACAATATGACTGTGTATCAAGCAGTCAGGCAGTACAGTTTGCAagctgaggaggagagggagtcTACAGATGATGAAAGCAACCCATTAGGAAGAGCTGGGATTTGGACAAAAACGCATACAATTTG GTACAAACCTGTGCGAGAGGATGAAGATGGTAGTAAGGACTGCGTTGGTGGTAAAAGAGGAAGAGCACAAACTGCTCCCACAAAAACCTCCCCTAGAAATTCTAAAAAGCATGATGAATTGTGGCATG atgGTGTGTGCCCTTCGGTATTAAATCCTCTAGAAGTTTACCTCATATCTACTCCACCTGAAAACATAACATTTGAAGATCCCTCATTAGACGTTATTCTTCTTTTGAGAGTTTTACATGCTATCAGTCGATACTGGTATTACTTGTATGAT AATGCAATCTGCAAGGAGATAATTCCAACCTCAGAGTTTATCAACAGTAAActgacagcaaaagcaaacagGCAGCTTCAGGATCCTTTGGTAATTATGACAGGAAACATACCAACCTGGCTGACAGAACTTGGAAAAACATG CccgtttttctttccatttgataCCCGTCAAATGCTGTTTTATGTAACTGCTTTTGATCGTGATCGAGCCATGCAAAGACTGCTGGATACTAATCCAGAAATCAATCAATCAGATTCTCAGGATAGCAGAGTGGCACCACGACTGGACAGGAAAAAA CGCACTGTGAACAGAGATGAGCTGTTGAAACAGGCAGAATCTGTGATGCAGGATCTAGGCAGTTCAAGAGCCATGTTGGAAATCCAGTATGAGAATGAA gTTGGCACAGGCCTTGGCCCCACGCTAGAGTTCTATGCACTTGTATCTCAGGAACTACAGAGAGCAGACTTAGGCCTTTGGAGGGGAGAAGAAGTGACTTTAGCCAATCCAAAAG GAAGCCAGGAAGGTACCAAGTATATCCATAACCTTCAAGGCCTTTTTGCACTTCCTTTTGGTAGAACAGCCAAGCCAGCTCACATTGCAAAAGTTAAAATGAAGTTCCGCTTTCTGGGAAAACTAATGGCCAAGGCAATCATGGATTTTAGACTG GTGGACCTTCCTCTTGGACTTCCTTTTTATAAATGGATGCTACGACAGGAAACTTCCTTGACATCACATGATTTGTTCAGTATTGATCCAGTAGTCGCCAAATCAATATATCACCTTGAAGATATtgtaagacaaaagaaaagactTGAACAGGACAAAACACAG ACCAAAGAAAGTCTACAGTATGCATTGGAGGCTCTGACAATGAATGGCTGCTCAGTGGAAGATTTAGGGCTGGACTTCACACTTCCTGGGTTTCCTAATATAGAActgaaaaaagggggaaaagataCACCGGTCACCATCCACAATTTAGAGGAGTACCTCAGA ttGGTTATATTCTGGGCACTAAATGAAGGTGTTGCCAGACAGTTTGACTCATTCAGAGATGGATTTGAATCAGTCttccccctcagtcatcttcagTACTTCTATCCTGAGGAG TTGGAGCAGCTTTTGTGCGGCAGTAAAACGGACACTTGGGATGCAAAGACTTTAATGGAATGTTGCAGGCCAGATCACGGTTATACACATGACAG tCGAGCAGTGAAGTATCTCTTTGAAATTCTCAGTAGCTTTGATAGTGAGCAGCAAAGACTGTTTCTTCAGTTTGTGACGGGTAGCCCCAGACTGCCTGTAGGAG GCTTTCGAAGTTTGAATCCTCCATTGACAATTGTGCGCAAGACATTTGAGTCTACAGAGAATCCGGATGATTTCTTGCCCTCAGTAATGACTTGTGTGAACTATCTCAAATTGCCGGACTATTCAACTATTGAGATAATGCGTGAAAAACTATTGATAGCTGCAAGAGAAGGGCAGCAGTCATTCCATCTGTCCTGA